From the Mesorhizobium koreense genome, the window TCCGTCGCTCACTTGCGGGAAAATCTTGCCGCGGCGGAGTTGGATTTGCCGGATGTTGCGCTGGCGGAGCTGGACGATGTGGCCGCCATGGATACCGCCGCCTGAAGGCGACCGATTTTCGCGTCTTCGGTCCAGTATGAGCCACCGGCCGCGGAATGTCGCCCGTGGCGCCCTGCCTGGCAGGCACGGGAACAGTTTTCACTGATCCTGCCGTCGATGACGGTTGCCTGGTTCCGGATGCGCTCGGTGTTCGGGTTATGTCAGCCGAACGGACATGCCACCATCCACGATCATCGGGCTTCCCGTCATGAAGCTCGACCGGTCGGACAGGAGGAAAACGGCCGCCTGTGCTATCTCTTTCGCGCTTGCCATCCGCTTCATCGGATGCAGGTTCGCGATGAATTCCAGCACATCCGGATTCCCTTCGCCTCCCGCAGGTGTGACAGTGCCTCCCGGCAGCAGTGCATTGATGCGGACGCCTTCGGCAGCATGGTCGGATGCCAGTGACTGCACCAGCCCGATCAATCCGGCCTTCGATGCCGCATACGCCCCCATACCCGGCATGCCGCCATTGCTGAAGCCGACGAAGGACGAGGTGAAGACGATCGAGCCGCCTCCCTGCTTTGTCATGGCAGGTATCTGGGCCTTGGCGGCAAGGAAGGCTGCCGTCAGGTTGACCGAGATGACATCGTTCCAATTGGCAAGTCCCATATCGGGGATCGGACCCATCTCCCCGACGATGCCGGCATTGTTGAAGGCACCATGCAGCCCGCCGAACTCCTTTGTGGCGAGATCGACCAGAGCATCGGCATAGCCCTTGTCCTTAACGTCGCCGGACAGATAAACCGCCCTGCCGTTGCCGCGGTTGATCGATCCCGCGAAGGCTTCCAACTCGACCGACCGGCGTGCGCCAAGAACCACATTGGCGCCCTCCGCCGCGAACAGCAAAGCGGCCGCCGCGCCGATTCCGCTACTCGCTCCGGTAATGATGATCGACCTGTTTTCCAGATCCATGAACTGCTTCTCCTGAGTGTTACGCTATGGATGACTAGCGGCAGGAGTAATGGCGCGGCCACCCGATTTCCGTCTGCAACGGGTAGTGGGATTGGGCGGCAACTCACATGTGGGTTCGCAGGTGGTGTTTCGTGCATCCCGTATCGGCGTTAGCCTTGATCAGGGTCAAGCGTATCTCGCCGGGTCGCCATCGTAGGCGGCTGGAACCGCACCAAGCCGGTTACGACTATGATGCATTGATTGCAGCCAGTGCTTCGGGCAGGCAGATGACGATATGCCGATGCGCGCTTAGCACGATGCTATCCTTTTCCCAGGCGCTGAGCGTCCGGCTGACCGTATGGAGCGTTGTTCCGGCCAGTTCGGCGATGTCCTGGCGGGAAAGAGGAAAGCAGATTTCGGTTCCTTGCGCCGTTCGGCGCCCTGCCTGGCGCGCCAGCCTCAGCAAGGCATGAGCAATCCTGCGCTCGACGGTCTCGGTGGACAGTTCGCGCAATCGGATCTGTGTTTCCTGATAGCGCGCGCCCAGCACCGCCACGGCGTTCATCGCGATCTGCGGATGCCTGTTCATCAATTGCTTCATGGCGCCCGCAGGCCAGACAAACAGGTGAGTATCCTCTACGGCCACCACTGTCCCGGGATAATCCGGAATTCCCGCAAGCGCCGCATAGCCTGCAAGTTCGCCGGGTCCGAGATAGCGCAATGCGATCTGGTTGCCTTCCTCGGTGGTCTGCGTCGCTCGCAGGCGGCCGACCACCACCACATAGAAATTCAGGGCGGCGTCGCCTTGCTGATAGAGTGTTTCCTTCCTCGCCAAACGCTTACGGGAAGCCGCCTGGCACACCTCGTCGAGGGCCTCGCTCGGCAGGGAGCGGAATATCTCGGTGCCGGCAAGAATGCCGATGTCCGTCTTGATGCCCGTCATTTCCTGCGCTTCAGGTTTCTGGCTGCCCGATGGGCGGACGATATGCTTATAATGGGGAAATCGTTTAGGGTACTCCCTTGCCCATGCTGACCATCGACAAGACGAATCTGACGCGCCATCACCCTCCACGGACGTTGTCCGACCGTGTCGCCTTACGCGTCGTGAGGATGCTGCGCTTCGTCGCCGATGGATTGTTTGGCCGACGCTACCGCCACCGCACGATTGTGCTTGAGACCATCGCTGCCGTTCCGGGCATGGTGGCAGCGACGCTGCTCCATCTCAAATGCCTGCGCCTGATGATCGACGATCGCGGCTGGATCCGCACGCTGCTGAATGAGGCCGAGACACAGCGAGCCCACCTCATGGTCTTCGTCGCCATCGACCGCCCAAGCCTGTTCGAGCGTCTTTCCGTCCTGCTCGCGCAAGGTTTCTTCTACAATGCGCATTTCCTGATTTACCTGTTCTCGCCGCGAACGGCCCACCGGATCGTCGGCTATTTCGCCGAAGACGCCGTGCGCGGCTATGGCCAATATCTGGAGGAAATCCGAGACGGAAGGCAGGAGAATCCGCCGGCACCGGCCTTCGCGGTCGCTTACTGGAACCTCTCGCCCGACGCGCGGCTCGCCGACGTCATCCGCGCGATGCAGGACGACGAGGCCATTCACCGGGACATCAACCACAGTTTCGCCGACGCGCTGGAAAGCGGACGCGATCTTCCGGGGCCACCGCAGATCATTCCTTGAGCGGTCTCCGGCCGATGAATGCGGCAGCGCGCCGCACCCTGCGGAAAGCGCCGTTTTTTGCTCCGCAACAAAGAATCCCAAGCAAGGGGGAATAGGCTCCGTCCAACAACAACGAAAGCCACTAAGGAGAGTGGAAATGTTGACGAGACGCGAAGCCCTCTTTGGAACGGCCGCAAGCGCGACCACGGCGGCAATCCTTGCGACGATGCCCGCGGCGCGGGCGGCGGCCGGGCCCCAGTCTGCCGATATAAGCAGGCTGCCGCGCGAACGGGTCGAGCTTGTCGCTCCGCCCTTCGTACATGCCCACGATCAGGTCGTCCGGGGCGGCCCGAAGATTGTCGAGTTCCGCCTGACCGTGAAGGAACAGCCGATGGTCATCGACGACGAAGGCACCGTCATGCAGGCCATGACCTTCAACGGCTCCATTCCCGCGCCGATGATGGTGGTCCACGAAGGCGACTATGTCGAGTTGACGCTTGTCAATCCCGAGACCAACGAAATGCCGCACAATGTCGACTTCCATGCCGCCACGGGAGCGCTCGGCGGCGCACAACTCCTGGAAGTCAATCCCGGAGAGCAGGCAACGATGCGCTTCAAGGCGACGCGCGCTGGTGTATTCGTCTACCACTGCGCGCCGGCCGGCATGATCCCCTGGCATGTCGTCTCGGGCATGAACGGCGCCATCCTGGTACTCCCCCGCGACGGACTGAAGGATGGCGACGGCCGCAGACTGAAGTACGACCGCATCTTCTATATCGGCGAAAGCGACTTCTACATCCCGCGCGATGCGAACGGCAAATACAAGAGCTATGAATCCCTCGGCGATGCCTATGACGATACGCTGAAGGTGATGCGCGGCCTTATCCCGACACATGTCGTCTTCAATGGCAAGGTCGGCGCGCTGACCGGAGACAACGCCCTCAAGGCCAAGGTCGGGGAGACCGTACTCATCATCCACTCGCAGGCCAACCGCGATACACGCCCGCACATCATCGGCGGCCATGGCGACCATGTCTGGGAACAGGGCAAGTTCGCCAACCCGCCGGAAAAGGATCTGGAGACGTGGTTCGTGCGCGGCGGATCGGCTTGCGCGGCGCTCTACACGTTCCGCCAGCCCGGCATCTACGCCTACGTCAATCATAATCTGATCGAGGCGGCCGAGCTCGGGGCCACCGCCCACATCACGGTGGACGGAGAGTGGAACGACGATCTGATGACGCAGGTGCGGGCACCCGCCCCGATCGCCTCCTACTGACGGGCAGGCGCGTTCGAACCGGCGGCCCGTCGAGACACGGCGAGCCGCCTTTTTCTTGAGGACAAAGACCATGCGTTTGATGGTTCCCGCGGCCCTTGCGGCTGCGACGGCATTGGTGCTCGCTTCCGGGCCCACCCTGCGGCCTATGTCTGCCAAGACAGCTGCGTCCTTCGACACCGTCACGATAGCACCCGGCGCCTTCGAGTTCCGCCTTTCCGGCGAATATCTGAAGGCCGGGCGACCTGTCGATGCACCGAAGCGTACCGTCTCCTTCCGGCTCGGCTTCGACATCATGAAGGTGGAGGTCAGCGCAGCCGACTATGCAGCCTGTGTCGCCGATGGCGCCTGCGAAGCGGCCGAAGGCGGCAATTCTTCTGCCATCTACCCGGTGACCGGCGTCAGCTATCGCGACGCCACTGCCTATGCGGCCTGGCTGTCGGGGAAAACAGGAGAGACATGGCGCCTGCCTACCGACGAGGAATGGGCGTTCGCCGCCGCCGAGCGCCGCAGCGACGACGCGCTTGGCGTATCGCAGGATTCGGCCAATCCGGCCGAAAGGTGGCTCGCCCGTTATCGCACCGAGGCGAGCGCCGGCAAGCGCGACACCGAGCCGAAGCCGCTCGGCCATTTCGGGATGAATCGCAAGGGGGTGGCGGATATTGCCGGCAATGTCTGGGAATGGACTTCTACGTGCTACGTGCGCGCGACAGTGTCCACAAACGGGAAGGTTGTGCACAGCACCGATAACTGCGGCGTGCGCGTGGTCGCCGGAAGCCACCGTGGCTACATGTCGACCTTCATTCGAGATGGCAGGAGTGGCGGCTGCGCCGCCGGCCTCGCGCCCGACAATCTCGGCTTCCGACTGGTCCGCCAGGCTCCTTCGGCCATCAGCTATGTGCGCGGGCTATGGGCAAGGGCTGTCGGCTAGACAGGGGGGCGGAAGCCGTCCACGCGGCGATCCTCTCCTACTATTCCTTGCAAAAAACAAGGCGGGCGCGAAGCCTTTGCCCCGCGCCCGCCCGTCCACGCTCTTCCTGGGCGTCAATTGCCGGTCGGCACTTCCGCGAACAGCGCCTGGAACTTCTTCTTAGCCTTGCCCAGTTGCTTAACGGCTTCGGCCTGTTCGAGATTGACGGGCTTGCCGACGACAACCAGCGCTACCATACCCATTCCGTAATGGGGCACGCACTTGACGCCGTACACCCCTTCCTTGTCGAGCGTGACGGTGATGGGCTTGCCGATCTCGCCCTTGAAGGGCTGGGCACCTTCCGGGATCATTCCGTCGATGCTGGCCGCATCATGGCCCTTGTCGGTCGGTACGAAGGTGACAGTGTCGCCGGGTGCCGCGACGACGAGGTCTGGCTGGAACACCATCGTCCCCTTGTCGCCCTTGTTGAGCATCTGCACCTGATGGTCGGCCGCTTCGGCGGCACCTGCCGCCATCAATACCGAAAGAGCGGCTGCGATTGCTATTCTGTACTTCATGATGGTTGCCTTTCCAGTTCTTCTCACGACGAAAGGCGTCGCCGCCCCTGCCGTTGGTCGTCTCCTAGGACGGGCGCCTCGGCAAAACTTTGCTGCAACGCAAAATCGGTGCAGATTGAGAAGATCGTGCCGGTCCGTGGAACCTTGTTGTTGCTTCTGCCGCTTGCCGTCCGTTGCGGGGCGGACCTGATCCGTCATCGACCGCTGTTGACAGTCCGTCGCGGGGCGCGGCCTTGATCGGCAGCGCCGTCGTTCCGACATCCGGCTTTCTTGGAAACGGAGAAGATGACGATGAGCGATCCAGTGGCAAAGGGCACGCGGCTGTTTGTGCCGGCGCTCTCTGGCCTTTATTCCGGCCTGCACAATTTTGCCGAGACGGTCCTGCGCGTGATAGCCGGCGCGGCATTGGTGACTCACGGCCTGGGTAAAATTGGCGACCCATTCGGATCGGCAGGTATGGTCGAAAGCCTCGGCTTCTATCCTGGCGCTTTTTGGTCGTTGATGCTGTCGTTGACTGAATTCGTCGGCGGAATCTTCATTGCAATCGGCTTCTTGACACGCCCCGCTTCATTGGCGGCGACATTCGTGCTGCTTGTGACCGTCTGGTTTCACTGGATCACCGCTGGGCAGGGCTATTCCGGTGCAGAAAAGTCGATCCTGTGGGCAGCGATCTTTTTCTTCTTCGCTATCCGTGGCGGGAACAGCCATTCGGTCGACGCGAAAATCGGCCGAGCTTTCTGACGTGGTGAACGCAAAGTCATAGGAAATTTATGCTGACCGGCGCGGGGCGGGGGGCTTGGGGCTATCGCGCCGGTCAGCGCGGTCCCATGTCGGGTCCGTCGAAAAGTCTGGCATAGCTGGCCGAGCGTGGAAACTTGGCCTTTCGGTCATAGCTGAAATGCACCTAGCGACCTTTCGAGGTCCTCGTGCAAGGATTCCAGTCGATGCGTGTCCAGTAGCCAATAGACGAGGTGGCAATATCGGGTCCCGGAAAGCCGATCCACCAGCGCGAGACGGTATTGTTCCAGGGCGTCTATCTCGCTGCGGGCCGACTTTTGCCTATCTGCGTCTTCCGGGGTCGTGAGGGCCCATTTTGCCGCAAAGCAGGCTCTCGCACAGGCGCGGAAGCCTTCAGCATACCATAGCTGAAGATCGTAGGTCTCCCGAAGCTCTTCTGCTGCGGCGGTTTGCTCCGCAGCCGTCGCCCCGGCAATCTCTTCCGACATTTCGCGCGCCAGGGCGACGGCTTCGTCCTTCTCGGCAAAGATCTCGTGGAGCTTTTCGGGCGTCAAATCCAGCGCCCCAGCCATTTCAGGCGCCCAATCTGCGATTCCATGCACCTCGACAAGCATCATGTACGCTTTCTTGAGCGTATCCGGGAACATGCAATCTTCATGGAAGACATGGCGCAGGACGAAGACGGCCTTGCTCATCATCTCCCAAGAGCGATTCAGAGCACGTGCCAGAGCCGCCTTGGTTCGCGGCGCTCCGTCCAGGGAGAAAGGACCAATCTCCACCCCGCCGCCAAGCGCGGTCGCGAACGAGTGGCCAAGAAATTGGCCGACTACGTCTGAGACATCGATATCCGAGCCGGAGGCGAGCTTGGTGAAGCCCATCAGATTGGGCAGATTGAGCGTATCGAGGACCTGATTGTCGGAGATCACTTCCCAGTCGGTGCGGGCCATCACGCCGATGGCGCCTTGCTTGCGGGCGTAGGCGAACCGCTCGCGCATGTCGTCGAGCACGATCGCAGGGAACACGCCCAGCCCGAAGAACTGGCCCCAGGTGTCGAATTCGATCCACTGCGGGTTTCGGCCTACGTGGCCGATGCGGGCATTGTTGGGGAAAGTCGGGTAATAATCGTGCGGCGTGTTCTTCAGCGAGATGACAATCTGGTCTGACACACGCGAAACCGCATCGAGGACGACGCTCTGCTCGGCTTGCGTATAGGTGAAATCCCTTACGGCGAGTACCTTTCCGGCTCGTGCCAGAGGACGGTACATTGCTCCTATGAGCGCTTCGTACCAGTCGGCAGCCGACAGGCCCGGCTTCGTCGAGGTCTGTGTCGTGCTGATCGAGACCCGGCTTTCGCGAGTGCCGGGGCTCACGATGATACCGTCGATTTCAGGCACCGCCTCGACGACTTCACTTACCTTTGCCTCGAGAAATTCCCACCAGAAGGGGGTCGCCGTATCGATGCCGCCATTCACCCAGAGTTCGGGGCGCTGCGCAAGAAGCGAATCGTGGAATGAGATCTCCTTTACCTCGGCAAAGAACCGGATTCCGCGATCGTGCGCATAGCGGGCCACGCTGCGAATGTATTGACGGTTGTTGTCGATGTTGTGGTAGCGCACCGGCCATCGGCGCCACACGTCGTCCACGCTGAAATAGCGCTCCGGCAGGGCAAGCAGGTCGAGCAGGTCGTTCTTGTGAAAGACCAGCGCATTCAGACCGTTGGCGGCGGCAAAATCCAGGGCCGCCTTGACCCACCGCCAACTCCACATACGGTCACCGTGAAACTCAAGGGCGCGGACGTCCATTGGAGGGGTCGCCATGAATAACTCCTGGGAAGGGAACGTGATCAGGCGTGATCGGAAGAAGGCACAAGAACCAGGTCGAGGGCCTGGCGCCCCTCGCGCAGTACATCGGCGATCCGGCGATAATCCATCAGCATAACCACCTGGTGGCGGTATCTGGCTTCGGTCGCGATCGGCCTGATCCGCTGCCCGAAGGCTTCGAGTCTGGCCAGCCAGTCCTTGAAGTCTTGCAGTTCCCCTGCGTCCGGGCCCGTGTCGTTCCGCCGTTCCTGGTCTACCCACCGGCTATAAAAGCAGGCGGCGCCGCAATAGAGGAATCCCTCTACGTAGAGCACGAAGCGATCGAAGAGCTCGATGAGTTCCGTATGCAGATCCGGATCGAGGGCAGTATGACCCGCCTTGACGTCGCCGGCGAGCTGCCGTGCCAGGTCGAGCGCCTTCTGCTTTTCGGCGATCAGCGCCTGCACCTTGGATCGATCCATTGTCAGACCGGCCTCGCGGTCGGGCGCCCAGGTATGTAAAGCGTTCAGCGTTTCCATGCTCCACCAGGCGCGCCGCACGCTGCGTGGAAACATGCTGTTGTCGGCGAAGACGAAGTCGTTGGCGTAGACAGCCCCTTTGACGATTGGCCAGGTCCGCGCCAGGACGCCGCCGAGCCAGGCAGCGGCTTCGATTGCCGATCCCTTTTTCTCCAGCCATTGCCGTGCGACCGATTCCGGATCGACGGATCGACCCTTCGCCAGTTCGGCTGCAGCGATAAGGTTCGTTTCGTTGAGCGATTCGAGCACCCAATAATCGTTGATCCGCTCCCACTCGGTGCGGAAAATGCCGCCAGTCACTCCATGCTTGCCCGCATAATCCAGACGGGAGCGGATATCGTCCAGGACGAAGCAAGGAAAGATGCCCC encodes:
- a CDS encoding alternative oxidase translates to MLRFVADGLFGRRYRHRTIVLETIAAVPGMVAATLLHLKCLRLMIDDRGWIRTLLNEAETQRAHLMVFVAIDRPSLFERLSVLLAQGFFYNAHFLIYLFSPRTAHRIVGYFAEDAVRGYGQYLEEIRDGRQENPPAPAFAVAYWNLSPDARLADVIRAMQDDEAIHRDINHSFADALESGRDLPGPPQIIP
- a CDS encoding SDR family oxidoreductase, which codes for MDLENRSIIITGASSGIGAAAALLFAAEGANVVLGARRSVELEAFAGSINRGNGRAVYLSGDVKDKGYADALVDLATKEFGGLHGAFNNAGIVGEMGPIPDMGLANWNDVISVNLTAAFLAAKAQIPAMTKQGGGSIVFTSSFVGFSNGGMPGMGAYAASKAGLIGLVQSLASDHAAEGVRINALLPGGTVTPAGGEGNPDVLEFIANLHPMKRMASAKEIAQAAVFLLSDRSSFMTGSPMIVDGGMSVRLT
- a CDS encoding SUMF1/EgtB/PvdO family nonheme iron enzyme, which produces MRLMVPAALAAATALVLASGPTLRPMSAKTAASFDTVTIAPGAFEFRLSGEYLKAGRPVDAPKRTVSFRLGFDIMKVEVSAADYAACVADGACEAAEGGNSSAIYPVTGVSYRDATAYAAWLSGKTGETWRLPTDEEWAFAAAERRSDDALGVSQDSANPAERWLARYRTEASAGKRDTEPKPLGHFGMNRKGVADIAGNVWEWTSTCYVRATVSTNGKVVHSTDNCGVRVVAGSHRGYMSTFIRDGRSGGCAAGLAPDNLGFRLVRQAPSAISYVRGLWARAVG
- a CDS encoding DoxX family protein, which produces MSDPVAKGTRLFVPALSGLYSGLHNFAETVLRVIAGAALVTHGLGKIGDPFGSAGMVESLGFYPGAFWSLMLSLTEFVGGIFIAIGFLTRPASLAATFVLLVTVWFHWITAGQGYSGAEKSILWAAIFFFFAIRGGNSHSVDAKIGRAF
- a CDS encoding Crp/Fnr family transcriptional regulator, with translation MEGDGASDSSCRWSAWAREYPKRFPHYKHIVRPSGSQKPEAQEMTGIKTDIGILAGTEIFRSLPSEALDEVCQAASRKRLARKETLYQQGDAALNFYVVVVGRLRATQTTEEGNQIALRYLGPGELAGYAALAGIPDYPGTVVAVEDTHLFVWPAGAMKQLMNRHPQIAMNAVAVLGARYQETQIRLRELSTETVERRIAHALLRLARQAGRRTAQGTEICFPLSRQDIAELAGTTLHTVSRTLSAWEKDSIVLSAHRHIVICLPEALAAINAS
- the nirK gene encoding copper-containing nitrite reductase; translation: MLTRREALFGTAASATTAAILATMPAARAAAGPQSADISRLPRERVELVAPPFVHAHDQVVRGGPKIVEFRLTVKEQPMVIDDEGTVMQAMTFNGSIPAPMMVVHEGDYVELTLVNPETNEMPHNVDFHAATGALGGAQLLEVNPGEQATMRFKATRAGVFVYHCAPAGMIPWHVVSGMNGAILVLPRDGLKDGDGRRLKYDRIFYIGESDFYIPRDANGKYKSYESLGDAYDDTLKVMRGLIPTHVVFNGKVGALTGDNALKAKVGETVLIIHSQANRDTRPHIIGGHGDHVWEQGKFANPPEKDLETWFVRGGSACAALYTFRQPGIYAYVNHNLIEAAELGATAHITVDGEWNDDLMTQVRAPAPIASY
- a CDS encoding pseudoazurin, which encodes MKYRIAIAAALSVLMAAGAAEAADHQVQMLNKGDKGTMVFQPDLVVAAPGDTVTFVPTDKGHDAASIDGMIPEGAQPFKGEIGKPITVTLDKEGVYGVKCVPHYGMGMVALVVVGKPVNLEQAEAVKQLGKAKKKFQALFAEVPTGN